The following coding sequences are from one Methanosarcina sp. WWM596 window:
- a CDS encoding diaminopimelate decarboxylase has protein sequence MVSKDLPFTREQILKIMEKYPTPFHIYDEKAIRENARRMKSAFKDVPGFKEFFAVKALPNPFILKIFKEEGFGADCSSLPELILAEKAGMTGDDIMFSSNDTPAEEFVKAKEMGGYINLDDISHIPYLEKYAGLPEIVCFRYNPGSLKEGNAIIGKPEEAKYGFTREQLFEGYRTLRDKGVKRFGLHTMVASNELNPDYFVETARILFELIVEISKELGIQFEFVNLGGGIGIPYRPEQEPVSLEAIAKGVKGAYDTTITANGLSSLKVYLECGRVITGPYGYLISQVRHLKSTYKDYVGMDSCMANLMRPGIYGAYHHITVLGKENEPLTHKYDVTGSLCENNDKFAIDRMLPKIEIGDVLAIHDTGAHGHAMGFNYNGKLRSAELLLREDGSVVQIRRAETIEDYFATLDFEQLKSFR, from the coding sequence ATGGTTTCAAAGGACCTCCCCTTCACCAGAGAACAAATCCTGAAAATAATGGAAAAATATCCCACTCCTTTTCATATTTACGATGAGAAAGCCATCAGGGAAAATGCCAGAAGAATGAAATCTGCTTTTAAAGACGTTCCCGGCTTCAAGGAGTTTTTTGCCGTAAAGGCCCTTCCTAATCCCTTTATCCTCAAGATCTTCAAAGAGGAGGGTTTCGGGGCAGACTGCAGTTCCCTGCCTGAACTTATCCTTGCGGAAAAGGCAGGGATGACAGGGGACGACATCATGTTCAGCTCAAACGACACCCCGGCAGAGGAGTTCGTAAAAGCAAAGGAAATGGGAGGCTACATCAACCTTGATGACATCAGCCACATTCCCTATCTGGAAAAATATGCCGGGCTTCCGGAAATCGTCTGCTTCAGGTATAATCCCGGCTCCCTGAAAGAAGGGAACGCAATAATTGGAAAACCTGAAGAGGCAAAGTACGGCTTTACACGGGAGCAGCTTTTTGAAGGGTACAGGACCCTGAGAGATAAGGGGGTCAAGCGCTTCGGGCTGCACACAATGGTAGCTTCAAATGAACTTAACCCCGATTATTTCGTGGAAACTGCAAGGATTCTCTTCGAATTGATAGTTGAGATTTCAAAAGAACTCGGAATTCAATTCGAATTCGTAAACCTCGGTGGCGGGATAGGAATACCCTATAGGCCCGAACAGGAACCGGTCTCCCTGGAAGCTATAGCAAAAGGTGTAAAAGGAGCCTACGACACCACCATTACAGCCAACGGGCTCTCTTCGCTCAAGGTTTACTTGGAATGCGGCAGGGTTATCACAGGCCCCTACGGCTACCTCATATCTCAGGTCAGGCACCTGAAAAGCACGTATAAGGACTACGTGGGCATGGACTCCTGCATGGCAAACCTCATGCGCCCTGGAATTTATGGAGCATACCATCATATAACCGTCCTCGGAAAAGAAAACGAGCCCCTTACTCACAAATATGACGTAACCGGCTCCCTCTGCGAAAACAACGACAAGTTCGCAATCGATAGGATGCTCCCCAAAATTGAAATCGGTGACGTCCTGGCAATCCACGACACCGGAGCCCACGGGCATGCCATGGGATTCAACTACAACGGAAAACTCCGCTCTGCCGAGCTCTTACTGAGAGAAGACGGAAGTGTTGTGCAGATTCGCAGGGCTGAAACAATTGAGGATTACTTTGCAACCCTTGATTTTGAGCAGTTGAAAAGTTTCAGGTGA
- a CDS encoding 4Fe-4S binding protein, protein MEDPLEFLRNIKSVAVATVDEGKPAVRMSDVMLVENEKLYFLTARGKPYYKQLKKNPEIALVGMDNNYVMVRVRGKIEFVENSFLEKIFEINPVLDEIYPEDTKDILEVFCLFSGVGEMFDLSGTPPRRERFSFGGANVAEPGYKITEKCTACGICEELCPSGAISKGEIYKIDGSICLECGRCAEYCPYDAIEPPSSI, encoded by the coding sequence ATGGAAGATCCACTTGAATTCTTAAGAAATATCAAATCCGTTGCTGTTGCAACTGTTGATGAGGGAAAACCGGCAGTCCGGATGAGTGATGTAATGCTGGTTGAAAATGAGAAGCTCTATTTTCTCACAGCAAGGGGAAAACCCTATTACAAGCAGTTAAAGAAAAATCCGGAAATAGCTCTTGTTGGCATGGATAACAACTATGTTATGGTTAGGGTCAGAGGAAAGATAGAATTCGTTGAGAACAGTTTCCTGGAAAAAATATTTGAGATAAACCCGGTTCTTGATGAAATATACCCGGAGGATACAAAAGATATTCTCGAGGTTTTTTGCTTATTTTCCGGGGTGGGGGAAATGTTTGATTTATCCGGTACCCCCCCAAGACGTGAAAGATTTTCCTTCGGAGGAGCAAATGTAGCAGAACCTGGCTATAAAATTACAGAAAAGTGTACAGCCTGTGGGATATGTGAAGAATTATGCCCTTCAGGCGCTATCAGTAAAGGGGAAATTTATAAAATTGACGGGTCTATATGTCTGGAATGCGGTAGATGTGCTGAATATTGTCCTTACGACGCAATCGAACCCCCTTCGAGCATTTAA
- the pscS gene encoding O-phospho-L-seryl-tRNA:Cys-tRNA synthase — protein MILDDSYLQKFGFIKRETLGSINIDPLQTGGLLTEAARQTLVEWGDGYSVCDFCGGILDQIKKPPIHDFVHKALPEFLGCDEARVTNGARESKFAVMHSIGKPGDWIVLDGLAHYSSYVAAERAGLNIKVVPHTGSPEYYLDPEGYGTAIEEITKESGKPPVLALVTYPDGSYGNVPDAGKIASVCHGYDVPLLLNGAYCVGRMPVSAKEIGADFIVGSGHKSMAASGPVGVLGVSEEYAPIVFRKSVYNKAKEVELLGCTARGATVMTLIASFPEVVKRVRNWDQEVENARWFSAKLEDMGFIQRGQKPHSHDLMFFEAPGFYAISEKVKKGRYFLYRELKERNIHGIKSGLTKFFKLSTFGVGKQKLGVVADSFEEILKKYENV, from the coding sequence ATGATACTTGACGACTCATATTTACAGAAGTTTGGTTTCATAAAGCGAGAAACCCTCGGCAGTATAAATATTGATCCTCTTCAGACTGGCGGGCTTTTGACCGAGGCTGCCAGGCAGACTCTTGTGGAATGGGGAGATGGTTACTCAGTCTGCGACTTCTGTGGTGGGATTCTGGACCAGATCAAAAAACCCCCCATCCATGATTTTGTACACAAGGCTCTCCCCGAGTTTCTGGGTTGTGATGAGGCAAGGGTCACAAACGGGGCAAGAGAGTCCAAGTTTGCGGTTATGCACTCCATAGGAAAACCCGGAGACTGGATCGTGCTTGATGGGCTTGCCCACTACTCTTCTTACGTTGCAGCCGAAAGAGCCGGCCTGAATATCAAAGTAGTGCCTCATACAGGCAGTCCCGAATACTACCTTGACCCTGAAGGCTACGGGACCGCAATTGAAGAGATCACAAAAGAAAGCGGCAAACCTCCAGTTCTTGCTCTTGTAACATATCCTGACGGGAGTTACGGAAACGTTCCGGATGCCGGTAAGATAGCGTCCGTTTGCCACGGATACGATGTTCCCCTTCTCCTGAACGGGGCTTACTGTGTTGGAAGGATGCCTGTTTCCGCAAAGGAAATCGGGGCTGACTTTATCGTGGGCAGTGGGCACAAATCAATGGCTGCATCCGGGCCTGTCGGGGTGCTCGGGGTAAGTGAAGAGTATGCCCCAATCGTTTTCAGAAAATCCGTGTACAACAAGGCAAAGGAAGTCGAGCTTCTGGGCTGCACTGCCCGCGGGGCAACGGTTATGACCCTGATAGCTTCTTTTCCTGAAGTGGTAAAGCGCGTCCGGAACTGGGACCAGGAAGTTGAAAATGCCCGCTGGTTCTCTGCAAAGCTCGAAGATATGGGTTTTATCCAGCGCGGACAGAAACCCCATTCTCACGACCTTATGTTCTTCGAAGCTCCGGGCTTCTATGCAATTTCCGAAAAGGTCAAAAAAGGCAGATATTTCCTCTACAGGGAACTGAAAGAAAGGAACATTCACGGCATCAAGTCCGGGCTTACGAAATTCTTCAAACTCAGCACCTTCGGGGTCGGAAAGCAAAAGCTCGGTGTTGTCGCAGACTCTTTTGAGGAGATCCTGAAAAAATACGAGAATGTTTAA
- a CDS encoding NAD(P)/FAD-dependent oxidoreductase: MENEVNILGGGISGLGCAIILRKNEYNVNVFEKQNDPGKRFHNDWQGLENWSEKVDFLKQIESYGIDLSFDYEPVSELTIHCSNKAKTITGKNACYLVRRGSSTGCLDTSLHKQAEELGVNIHMGSVPGEGVPVQVNATGPRNANIFARGIKFDTDIEKSYHMAFGDDIARGFYSYLLIKNGHGTIATVFGRKNVHHADEFLRETVKYFTGYVDERAVSSGKKFGGYGHFEIKNNLYDENGAMLIGEAGGFQDYFWGFGMRYAFQSANFAARSIMGEGVYEDLIKENLTGKMEHSKRNRFLFEMLGPLAYPFAYHLFAASKNPLRLLNMVYR, translated from the coding sequence ATGGAAAATGAAGTAAATATCCTGGGTGGGGGAATAAGTGGTCTGGGATGTGCGATAATTCTTCGCAAAAATGAATACAATGTTAATGTTTTTGAAAAACAGAATGATCCTGGCAAAAGGTTTCATAATGACTGGCAGGGTCTGGAAAACTGGTCTGAAAAAGTCGATTTCCTGAAACAGATAGAATCATACGGGATTGACCTGTCTTTTGATTACGAGCCGGTATCCGAATTAACCATTCATTGTTCCAACAAGGCAAAAACTATCACAGGAAAAAATGCCTGTTACCTGGTAAGAAGGGGAAGCAGTACAGGCTGCCTGGATACTAGCTTACACAAGCAAGCTGAGGAACTGGGTGTAAATATCCACATGGGTTCCGTCCCGGGGGAAGGTGTACCTGTACAAGTGAACGCAACCGGTCCAAGAAATGCAAATATCTTCGCCAGAGGGATCAAATTCGATACTGATATTGAAAAAAGCTATCATATGGCTTTTGGTGATGACATTGCCCGAGGCTTTTATTCTTACCTCCTGATTAAAAACGGACATGGGACGATTGCAACCGTTTTTGGCCGCAAAAACGTCCATCACGCTGACGAGTTTCTCAGAGAAACAGTAAAATATTTTACAGGATATGTTGACGAAAGGGCAGTATCTTCAGGTAAAAAATTTGGTGGTTACGGGCACTTTGAGATAAAAAATAATCTTTATGATGAAAACGGCGCGATGCTTATAGGGGAAGCGGGAGGATTTCAGGACTACTTTTGGGGATTCGGAATGAGATATGCCTTCCAGAGCGCCAATTTTGCTGCAAGAAGCATAATGGGGGAAGGGGTTTACGAGGATCTGATAAAAGAAAACCTGACAGGGAAAATGGAACACTCAAAAAGAAACAGGTTTTTGTTCGAAATGCTGGGCCCTCTGGCTTATCCTTTTGCATATCATTTGTTTGCTGCCAGTAAAAACCCCCTCAGACTTTTGAACATGGTATACAGATAA
- a CDS encoding ferredoxin domain-containing protein, with translation MKLNPELESLDILAKVILTAARTAPKGKGIDDIVTRLLSPEEKTELALRMEELSEIKDLKFLLRDAQNVRGADAIVLIGLKASGVSSLDCGACGFATCKEMLEHEKVQKEFFGPQCMIKYLDLGIAVGSAAAKAKDLCIDNRIMYSAGAAACYFEMIDADVAMGIPLSIKGKNIFFDRESTRKV, from the coding sequence ATGAAACTGAACCCTGAACTCGAATCCCTGGATATCCTTGCAAAAGTCATCCTCACCGCCGCCCGAACCGCCCCTAAAGGCAAGGGCATCGACGACATCGTAACCCGCCTCCTCTCCCCTGAAGAAAAAACCGAACTTGCCTTAAGGATGGAAGAGCTAAGTGAAATCAAAGATCTCAAATTCCTGCTCCGGGACGCCCAGAACGTCAGGGGCGCAGATGCCATTGTCCTTATCGGGCTTAAAGCTTCGGGTGTCAGCAGTCTGGACTGCGGTGCCTGCGGTTTTGCGACCTGCAAAGAGATGCTCGAACACGAAAAAGTTCAAAAAGAATTTTTTGGTCCCCAGTGCATGATCAAGTACCTGGACCTCGGTATTGCGGTGGGTTCAGCTGCAGCAAAGGCAAAGGACCTCTGCATCGACAACCGGATCATGTATTCTGCCGGAGCAGCTGCCTGTTACTTTGAGATGATTGACGCGGATGTGGCAATGGGGATTCCATTGAGCATTAAGGGAAAGAATATTTTCTTTGACAGGGAGTCAACGAGAAAAGTGTAG
- a CDS encoding phosphotransferase — translation MKPGDSFRDWLVQVQRHRIKNSRCNVREFRVRPASHRVCRYEFEGEGFSVIAKFLEKPTGKIRKYDCKGAMLNEYHKLKRLDKIINIPCPIAANRHFDCVLVTEYIPGKPFSWYLKNEKDLDEKLKAIAQLLGKLHRDTKSDYEKERDFSKIRKNLAHMPLHGSTRQCYEKKLVRWEKDPRLDRTHGCTTHNDATPANYLFYRGEIYAIDLELSTGHGHFAHDLGILSAEVFHHFARKGTASAAIPHIKSFLRNYSRDKEEYRQIKQVLPFYMSYGLLRVAWRSKDPKHRKYLINKALELLDRSAL, via the coding sequence TTGAAACCTGGGGATTCTTTCAGGGACTGGCTTGTCCAGGTGCAGAGGCACAGGATTAAGAATTCCAGGTGCAATGTAAGGGAATTCAGGGTCAGACCGGCATCCCATAGAGTCTGCAGATATGAGTTTGAGGGAGAAGGCTTCAGTGTTATTGCAAAATTTTTAGAAAAACCCACCGGAAAAATAAGAAAATATGATTGCAAGGGAGCCATGCTGAACGAGTATCACAAACTCAAAAGGCTTGATAAAATAATCAATATCCCCTGTCCTATTGCAGCAAACAGGCATTTCGACTGTGTGCTTGTGACAGAATACATTCCCGGAAAGCCCTTTTCCTGGTACCTGAAAAATGAAAAAGACCTGGACGAAAAGTTAAAAGCCATAGCTCAACTTCTTGGCAAACTACACAGGGACACGAAAAGTGATTACGAAAAAGAGAGAGATTTTTCAAAGATCCGCAAAAACCTGGCCCATATGCCCCTGCACGGTTCTACCAGGCAGTGTTATGAAAAAAAGCTTGTGAGATGGGAAAAAGACCCACGTCTGGACAGGACGCATGGCTGCACCACACACAACGATGCCACTCCGGCAAACTACCTTTTCTACAGGGGCGAAATCTATGCGATTGACCTTGAGCTCTCCACAGGGCATGGGCATTTTGCCCACGACCTTGGGATATTGAGTGCTGAAGTCTTCCACCATTTCGCACGAAAAGGCACTGCTTCTGCCGCTATCCCCCACATTAAAAGCTTCCTCCGAAACTACAGCCGGGATAAAGAGGAATACCGCCAGATTAAGCAGGTCCTTCCCTTCTACATGAGCTACGGGCTGCTGAGAGTGGCCTGGAGGAGCAAAGACCCTAAACACCGGAAATACCTTATAAACAAAGCTCTCGAGCTTCTTGACAGGTCCGCCCTGTAA
- a CDS encoding winged helix-turn-helix domain-containing protein, with protein sequence MDSNENARNKEEWLERMKREGKLTRNPTEDHKFGLKTLQNNTRRNILIFLGNSKKSYEEIKKEFNLNESMTNFHLSMLEDALYIEKEEKDGTVYYFPTPRGDGFLENVEMKK encoded by the coding sequence ATGGACTCAAACGAAAATGCCAGAAATAAAGAAGAATGGCTAGAAAGAATGAAGCGTGAAGGGAAGTTAACCCGAAATCCCACCGAGGACCACAAATTCGGGTTGAAGACCCTCCAGAATAACACCCGCCGGAACATCCTGATCTTTCTTGGAAATAGCAAAAAGTCTTATGAAGAGATAAAAAAGGAATTCAACTTGAACGAATCCATGACCAATTTCCATCTCAGCATGCTTGAAGACGCCCTCTACATCGAAAAGGAAGAAAAGGACGGGACAGTATACTATTTCCCGACACCAAGGGGAGATGGGTTCCTGGAAAACGTGGAAATGAAAAAGTAA
- the lysS gene encoding lysine--tRNA ligase, translated as MTMEINNTDLSENVPLSDDTDLSGSRAFDDSKLAKLNGIISQGFNPYPYKFEKNGDICDILKKFEDFEKNEGLSVQTAGRLYNIRKHGKMIFADLGDQTGRIQVLVRKGNLPDEEFEIFKNLVDSGDIIGVQGDIFRTKRGEDSISVSEFVLLSKSLCALPEKFHGLKDVETRYRKRYLDLIVNAEKRDIFIMRSKLISEIRRFLAEKEFLEFETPVLQTVYGGANARPFTTFHNCLGQNLFLRIAPELYLKRLVVGGYEKVFEIAKNFRNEDIDTTHNPEFTMIEVYEAYRDYNDMMDLTESLVSELVFKLTGGYEVQMGENTINLRSPWRRISMEDALKEYAGLDVFAHSIEELKKIAIENRIEDYEKAKSHGEFLALLFEGLVEDKLINPTFIYDFPVETSPLAKNHRVKAGFVERFELFLNGWELANGYSELNDPLEQEKRFEDQDKKRKLGDLEAQTVDYDFINALGYGLPPTGGMGLGIDRLTMILAGLESIKEVILFPQMKRED; from the coding sequence ATGACTATGGAAATTAATAACACGGACCTGTCTGAAAATGTGCCCCTGTCTGATGACACTGATTTATCGGGCTCCAGGGCTTTTGACGACTCAAAACTTGCAAAATTAAACGGTATCATAAGTCAGGGATTCAATCCCTATCCCTATAAGTTCGAAAAGAACGGGGATATCTGCGATATCTTGAAAAAGTTCGAGGACTTCGAAAAGAACGAGGGCTTATCTGTTCAGACTGCAGGAAGGCTCTATAATATCAGAAAGCACGGGAAAATGATATTTGCCGATCTTGGGGACCAGACCGGCAGGATTCAGGTGCTTGTAAGGAAAGGAAACCTCCCGGATGAGGAGTTTGAGATTTTTAAGAACCTTGTGGACTCCGGAGATATCATAGGGGTTCAGGGTGATATTTTCAGGACAAAGAGAGGAGAAGATTCCATCAGTGTGTCGGAATTTGTCCTGCTTTCCAAGTCCCTGTGTGCCCTCCCCGAAAAATTCCATGGTTTAAAAGATGTTGAGACCAGGTACAGGAAGAGGTACCTTGACCTCATAGTCAATGCCGAAAAGAGAGATATTTTCATCATGAGGAGCAAATTGATCTCCGAGATCAGAAGATTCCTTGCCGAAAAGGAATTTCTGGAGTTTGAAACCCCTGTGCTCCAGACTGTATATGGAGGCGCAAATGCAAGGCCTTTCACGACATTCCACAACTGTCTTGGACAGAACCTCTTTTTGAGAATTGCCCCTGAACTTTACCTCAAGAGGCTTGTTGTTGGCGGGTATGAGAAAGTCTTCGAGATTGCCAAAAACTTCAGGAACGAAGACATCGACACGACTCATAACCCTGAGTTTACGATGATTGAGGTCTACGAGGCTTACAGGGACTATAATGATATGATGGACTTAACCGAAAGTCTGGTTTCGGAACTCGTGTTCAAGCTGACAGGCGGCTATGAGGTGCAGATGGGTGAAAACACTATCAATCTCCGCTCTCCCTGGAGAAGGATTTCCATGGAAGACGCCTTAAAAGAATATGCCGGGCTTGATGTCTTTGCCCACTCTATTGAAGAGCTGAAGAAAATAGCCATTGAGAACAGGATCGAAGACTACGAAAAAGCAAAGAGCCATGGTGAATTCCTTGCCCTGCTTTTTGAAGGCCTTGTAGAAGACAAGCTGATAAACCCGACTTTCATATATGATTTCCCGGTTGAAACCTCTCCCCTCGCTAAAAACCACCGGGTGAAAGCAGGTTTTGTCGAGCGTTTCGAGCTCTTCCTCAACGGTTGGGAACTGGCAAACGGATATTCCGAATTAAACGATCCCCTTGAACAGGAAAAGAGGTTTGAAGATCAGGACAAGAAAAGAAAGCTGGGAGACCTTGAAGCCCAGACCGTTGATTACGACTTTATAAACGCTCTCGGATACGGCTTGCCTCCAACCGGCGGCATGGGGCTCGGAATCGACCGCCTTACCATGATCCTTGCGGGCCTGGAATCCATCAAGGAAGTAATCCTTTTCCCGCAAATGAAAAGGGAAGACTGA
- a CDS encoding isochorismatase family protein, with product MKKADVTEPVICGAMGHMCINTTVRAAKELGFVCTVISDACATRDLKFKNGPVLPIPSMRHLRHL from the coding sequence ATGAAAAAAGCAGACGTAACAGAACCTGTCATTTGCGGAGCGATGGGACACATGTGTATCAATACGACCGTCCGGGCTGCAAAGGAACTTGGCTTTGTCTGCACGGTGATTTCCGATGCCTGCGCCACCCGGGACCTGAAATTCAAAAACGGGCCGGTCCTGCCCATACCGTCCATGCGGCATTTACGGCACCTTTGA
- a CDS encoding PaaI family thioesterase: MEKLIRFFNKDKFAAHAGIELLEVAPGYAKARMEIEEKHLNALGAVQGGALFTLADLAFAAASNAYGTAAVGINANISFVKAGTKGILTAEAKETSINPKIATYTVNIIDDGGDLIAIFQGMVYRKKFSLDFSED, from the coding sequence ATGGAAAAACTCATACGGTTTTTTAATAAAGACAAATTCGCAGCGCATGCAGGAATAGAACTACTGGAAGTTGCCCCCGGCTATGCAAAAGCCAGGATGGAAATAGAAGAAAAACATCTTAATGCTTTAGGAGCGGTGCAGGGGGGCGCATTGTTTACTCTTGCAGACCTTGCTTTTGCTGCAGCCTCAAACGCATACGGTACTGCTGCAGTTGGGATCAATGCAAACATCTCCTTTGTAAAAGCCGGAACAAAAGGGATCCTCACAGCCGAAGCAAAGGAGACTTCAATAAACCCTAAAATCGCCACATATACTGTGAACATCATAGATGACGGAGGAGACCTTATAGCAATATTTCAGGGAATGGTCTACAGAAAAAAGTTTTCACTTGATTTTTCTGAGGATTGA
- a CDS encoding rhodanese-like domain-containing protein: protein MNKKYLMYFGAILLFLLITALFFSMQKKDIPSGFENVNVDEARGMTEKDEVFILDVRTPAEFNSSHIQGAKLIPVTNSGELNLNPDQLLEARINEVPRDKKILVYCRTGHRSITASNLLVVAGYSDVYNMEGGITAWTGAGYPVVS from the coding sequence ATGAATAAAAAATACCTGATGTATTTCGGCGCTATTTTACTCTTCCTTTTAATTACAGCACTCTTTTTTTCGATGCAAAAGAAAGACATCCCTTCCGGTTTTGAGAATGTAAATGTTGACGAAGCCAGGGGAATGACAGAAAAAGACGAGGTCTTCATACTTGACGTCCGCACCCCCGCCGAATTCAACTCCTCACATATCCAAGGGGCAAAACTGATTCCTGTTACTAATTCTGGCGAGTTAAATTTGAACCCTGATCAACTGCTGGAAGCCCGAATAAACGAAGTCCCGAGAGACAAAAAAATACTGGTTTACTGCAGGACAGGGCACAGAAGCATTACCGCGAGCAATCTTCTGGTAGTTGCCGGCTACTCCGATGTCTACAATATGGAGGGTGGGATCACCGCCTGGACAGGCGCAGGGTATCCTGTTGTAAGTTAA
- a CDS encoding MarR family winged helix-turn-helix transcriptional regulator gives MTRGAISQIVEKLEKKGLVKRVRTPDNKKNIMLELTGFGKEAFK, from the coding sequence GTGACCAGGGGGGCAATTTCCCAGATAGTGGAGAAACTTGAGAAAAAAGGGCTCGTAAAAAGAGTCCGGACTCCTGACAACAAAAAGAATATCATGCTTGAACTCACCGGTTTTGGAAAGGAAGCTTTCAAATGA
- a CDS encoding cation:proton antiporter → MEFSVLAHVDVILGFAILILTIFYKFEVPPVLGFLVTGMLIGPHGLGILDSGQNMELNAELGIVFLLFTIGVDLSLRELWKMKKAVMAGGTLQLLFTTTLALIVCTWIGFSPATSIFIGFLISLSSTAIVLKVLQDRNEVYTPHGKTSLAILIYQDLAIVPLILITPVLAGSSVSFEGALPNIFFKGSLIILVFILSARFLVPWIFYHVGKTGSKQLFFVSVVFICLSAAVFTSSIGLSLALGAFLAGIVISGSQYSQQAMGNILPLKDMFMSFFFVSVGMLLDISYLFNHLPILILATITLIVIKIIAGVGVTSLLGFPLRTTLLTGLALAQVGEFSFVLSRLGMEYTLLTEETYQAFLAVSILTMGVTPFLISASYKPADFIVKKASSTAFGMKLVQGIYSESLDDEEQKEPQMKDHLIIAGFGFSGKTVSKAAKAAGIPYIILETNPEIVQKEKAKGEKIQYGDATFGAVQEHAGIKSARVLVTGISDAAITRKIVEKAKELNPSICIIAKVHDLQEMKRLNALGADEIIPEEYETSVEIFTRLLEKYLVPREDIEKMVNDVRANGYRRLRKLVVDTDIDSGFSIKDGLPGIDIQVLKVGKDSYFDGKTLADLGFRRKHGVTVLSVRRRSNMISTPAGDFILQANDACILLGKPGDLYNVRKFFESARR, encoded by the coding sequence ATGGAATTCTCCGTACTGGCACATGTTGATGTAATTCTCGGCTTTGCTATCCTTATCCTTACCATATTTTATAAATTTGAAGTCCCTCCGGTACTGGGTTTTCTTGTTACCGGAATGCTGATAGGACCTCATGGGCTTGGGATTCTGGACAGCGGGCAGAACATGGAATTAAATGCCGAACTAGGCATCGTTTTCCTGCTTTTTACGATCGGGGTCGACCTATCTTTAAGAGAGCTCTGGAAGATGAAAAAGGCTGTAATGGCAGGAGGAACTCTCCAGCTCCTTTTTACAACAACACTTGCCCTCATTGTCTGCACATGGATCGGGTTCAGTCCTGCTACATCTATATTTATAGGGTTTCTTATCTCACTTAGTAGCACCGCAATAGTGCTCAAAGTCCTTCAGGACAGAAACGAAGTCTATACTCCACATGGAAAAACTTCGCTTGCAATTCTGATCTATCAGGACCTTGCTATCGTACCTCTTATCCTGATAACTCCTGTACTTGCAGGAAGTTCTGTGAGTTTTGAGGGGGCACTCCCCAATATTTTCTTTAAGGGTTCCCTGATTATTCTGGTTTTTATCCTGAGTGCCAGGTTTCTTGTTCCCTGGATATTTTATCATGTGGGTAAGACAGGTAGCAAACAGCTGTTCTTTGTCAGTGTCGTTTTCATCTGTTTGTCGGCAGCCGTCTTTACCTCAAGCATCGGGCTTTCTCTGGCTCTTGGAGCCTTTTTAGCCGGGATCGTGATCTCGGGGTCTCAATACAGCCAGCAGGCGATGGGGAATATCCTGCCTTTGAAAGACATGTTCATGAGCTTTTTCTTCGTATCCGTAGGCATGCTTCTGGATATCAGTTACCTGTTCAATCACCTTCCAATTCTTATTCTTGCAACGATCACCCTCATCGTCATAAAAATAATAGCCGGAGTGGGCGTAACTTCCCTTCTCGGGTTTCCTCTCCGTACAACTCTACTTACGGGGCTTGCACTGGCTCAGGTAGGAGAATTCTCCTTTGTACTTTCCAGGCTGGGAATGGAATACACTCTCCTGACTGAGGAAACCTATCAGGCGTTTCTGGCAGTCTCCATCCTTACTATGGGAGTTACACCCTTTTTGATCAGTGCTTCTTACAAGCCTGCCGATTTCATTGTCAAAAAGGCTTCGAGCACGGCATTTGGCATGAAACTGGTACAGGGCATCTATTCGGAGTCCCTTGATGATGAAGAACAGAAAGAGCCCCAGATGAAAGACCACCTCATAATAGCAGGTTTTGGCTTTTCCGGAAAGACAGTCTCGAAGGCTGCAAAAGCCGCAGGCATCCCCTATATTATCCTTGAGACTAACCCTGAAATCGTGCAGAAGGAAAAAGCAAAAGGGGAAAAAATCCAGTATGGAGATGCAACCTTTGGGGCAGTCCAAGAACATGCAGGAATTAAGAGTGCAAGAGTCCTGGTAACCGGGATATCTGATGCAGCTATTACAAGGAAAATTGTAGAGAAGGCAAAGGAGCTGAACCCCAGCATCTGCATCATTGCAAAGGTACATGACCTGCAGGAAATGAAACGGCTCAATGCCCTGGGCGCGGATGAAATAATCCCTGAAGAATACGAAACCTCAGTAGAGATCTTTACCCGCCTGCTCGAAAAGTATCTGGTCCCGAGGGAAGATATTGAGAAAATGGTTAATGATGTGCGGGCTAACGGTTACAGGAGACTGCGAAAGCTGGTCGTTGACACAGACATTGACAGCGGGTTCAGCATAAAAGACGGGCTTCCGGGAATCGATATTCAGGTCCTCAAAGTTGGTAAAGACTCTTATTTTGACGGAAAAACCCTCGCAGACCTGGGTTTCAGGAGAAAACATGGAGTAACCGTACTTTCGGTCCGCAGACGCTCAAATATGATCTCTACTCCAGCTGGAGACTTCATTCTTCAAGCAAACGATGCCTGTATCCTCCTGGGAAAACCCGGGGATCTGTACAATGTAAGAAAATTCTTTGAAAGTGCCCGGAGATAA